Proteins encoded in a region of the Chelonoidis abingdonii isolate Lonesome George chromosome 2, CheloAbing_2.0, whole genome shotgun sequence genome:
- the LOC142046434 gene encoding zinc finger MYM-type protein 1-like — MSKRMYKSGASKRKAAKDAEKELEKIPKLFTYFALQSNVQVQAHETDSASSDESYPEVSRSASSEVEGEASCSTKQTVTDIPAAAGKEVSESEPLTDDPGDWPSIILDRQVCDIVARGPPQQNESYEFPFNEERRRFTSTHFYRTMANGEKIRRSWLMYSVQKDAIFCFCCKLFGTGDIPLRRGTSAWKALSKRLQQHETGKGHQDCMVKWFDLRSGIVNRTSIDQLELQAFLKERDFWRNVVKRMVDVVIFLSERNLAFRGSNEKLGDPSNGNFLGLFELLAKYDTVLSELLQRIKKAETHVQYLSPQIQNELIQLVASNIQEANIAQLKKAKYYSVILDCTPDVSHEEQMSVVLRFVECNGEDGVNIREAFVGFLNVHDTTGEGLLEAFLEKANNLGIDIADMRGQAYDNGANMRGKNKGVQARMLEINDRALYVPCGAHTWNLVISDAAKSSKYAIDFFEYVIGHVH, encoded by the exons atgtctaagagaatgtataagagcggagctagtaaacgaaaggcagcaaaagatgccgagaaggaacttgagaaaattccaaagttgttcacgtattttgcgctgcaatccaacgtacaggtacaggcacatgaaacggacagcgctagcagcgacgaatcgtatccagaagtatccagaagtgcttcaagtgaggtcgaaggtgaagccagttgttctaccaaacaaactgtgacagatattccagctgctgccgggaaagaagtatctgaatctgaaccactgactgatgatccaggagattggccgTCTATAATATTGGACAGgcaagtgtgtgacattgttgcacgtggcccaccgcagcagaatgaaagttacgaatttccatttaacgaggaaagacggaggttcacaagtactcatttctatcgaaccatggcaaatggcgagaaaataagacgttcatggttaatgtactcagttcagaaagatgccattttttgtttttgttgtaaattatttggcactggcgacataccgctacgtcgtggaacatctgcttggaaagcactgtcaaaaagacttcagcagcatgaaacaggcaaaggtcatcaagactgtatggtgaaatggtttgaccttcggtcaggcatagtaaaccgtacatctattgaccaactcgaattgcaggcttttctgaaagaaagagatttctggagaaatgttgtcaaacgcatggttgatgtcgttattttcttgtccgaaagaaacttggcatttcgaggaagtaatgaaaagctcggcgatccttcgaatggcaactttttgggactgtttgaattgcttgcaaagtatgatactgtcctcagcgaacttttacagaggattaagaaggcagagacacatgttcagtacctcagtccacagatccaaaacgagctgattcaacttgttgccagtaacattcaagaggccaacatagcgcagcttaaaaaagcaaaatattattcagttattttggactgtactcccgacgtgtcacatgaagaacagatgtctgtggtgttacgctttgttgaatgcaacggtgaagatggtgtcaatattcgtgaagcgtttgttggttttcttaatgttcatgatacaactggcgagggcttattggaagcgtttcttgaaaaggcaaacaacttaggaatagacattgctgacatgagaggccaagcttatgataacggcgcaaatatgagaggaaagaataaaggagttcaagcccgcatgctagaaataaatgaccgtgccttgtatgtaccatgtggagctcacacttggaatcttgtgatctcagacgcggcaaagtcatcTAAATATGCcattgactttttcg AGTATGTGATTGGACATGTCCATTaa